A region of the Planctomycetia bacterium genome:
TACTTCGGCGTGGTGTAGGAACCGATCGAGAATTGCCGTGGCACTGGGGACGTCGCCGATGAGCTTGCCCCAATCTTCCAGCGGCCGATTGCTGGTCATCATCGTGCTGCGGGTTTCGTAGCGCCGCATGATGATCTCGAACAGGTATTCTCCTGACCGCTTTGGCAACTGCTTCATGCCCATGTCATCGATGATGAGCAGATCCGGCTTGAGATACTTGGTCAGCACTTTGTCATCTTCGGCCAGCACTTCATCGTGCAAGAAGTCGCGGACGACATCGAAGATCGAGCGGTACAGCACGACGAAGCCGAGCTTGATCGCTTGATAACCGACGGCCTGAACTAAAAAGCTCTTGCCGGTCCCCGGCGGTCCGATCAATAGCACGTCGCGGCTCTCGCGGATAAAGCGGCAGGTCGCCAGATCGAACGCCTGCTTCTTCGGCAACGACGGATTAAACGACCAGTCAAACTGATCGCTCTTCGACACATAATACGCCTCTTGTCACAGAGTTAAGTGGGCGCGTAGACCTCTCGCTAGATACCAGGTTACGGCTGGGGCCTGGGCTTGGGTTTAATGAGTTCGGCAGCCACGTCAGTTTTTGCCTTGCCGAGCGGAACGGCGCACAAACGCCGCAATCGTTCGCGCTCCTCGGCGTCGGCCCAGGCCACCAGGTGCTTGCGGTTGCCCACGCGTACAATCCAGGCTTGCAGCCATAGGCGCCGGTGCCAGAAGTAGAGCGTTGCACGTGGAATGGAGAGTTCTCGCGCCAAGTCGTTGAGAAGCCATTCGTCTTGACCGAGCGTGGGACGTTCGCGCGGCGGAGAATTCTTGTGTGTCGCCTCGCGGCGATTGTCGCGCGAAGCGATCTGACGAACCGCGTCACCGTTGTAACGTGGCGCGCGTTTCGGCGGCCGAAACCCTTCTTGATTCAGTTGATCGGCAATCTTGTGGCTGTTCCATCCCGCTTGCTGGAGTTCGCGAATGCGCGCCGCCAGGCGATCGTAATCCCGGAGTTGATCGTAACGCCGGACAGGGCGCACGACCTCGTGACGGCTGACGAAACCGCCTGCCCAGTGGATCGCCACATCGGTCATTTCGGTTTGGCCTTGCACCTCGACCACCACCCGCTCAATCAAGTGACGCAGGATGGCCTGTCGGTCGGCGGGAGCAATGGCCGGGGAGTTCCAGATCGCCGGAATATCGCCGGACAACGAAGCGATCTGCTGACATTCCGAGGCGGTGAGGGCGGCCGGTTGTGCTTGCTGAAACCGTTCGTACTCTTCTTCGACGGATCGCAGCTCAAGAATCGCCTGTTCCCAATTGCGCTCCAATTGGCGCGCCACCAGACGGTTCTCGGGTTCGACGGCATGGTATTGCCTGGCCGCCCGCTGTGTCTCATAACGCGCTCGTTCACAGCGCTGCGTCCAGTGCTCCGTCAGACGCTGCCGCTCGCGCTCGATATTGGCCACGGCCGCCATGCTCAATTCGAGAGCAGCTGGTTCCAAGACTCGCAATGCTTGCAGACCGATCAGTTCATCCAACACGCTTCCCACGATGCTCTGGCATCGATCAAGACCGTAGCTGGATCGTTGGATTTGACAGGTGTATTTGAGCTTTGTCCGAGGAGTGCCGTAGCTCACCATCATCCGCCCCCCGCATTTACCGCAGACCAGGAGGCCGCTCAGCAAGGCGACTCCGTTACGCGGCGCTCCCAGGCTTTTGGACCGAAAGCGGTTCTGCTCCAGCTGCCGTTGATTGGCCTCGAACCGTTCCCACGAAATGTACGCGGGATGCCGATCCTTCAGCAGCACCGCGCACTGCGTGTGAGGAACATTGCGGCGACCGGTCGAGGGGCGACCGGCAATCACGCGTCGTGGATCGGTCGGGTGACGCCCGTAGGAGTAGGCCCCTGCGTAAAGTGGATGTCGCAACATGTTGTAGAGCGTCGGCTGTGTGGGACGACGCCACTCCAATTGACCGCGATGTGGTCCAAAATGCGGTCGCACACCCAGACGGATGTCGTGACGAGCCAGGTAACGTAGCACTCCTGTCACGCTGCCCAGTTCCTCAAACTTCGCGAAGACTAGCCGCACCACGGCCTGGGCTTGTTCATCCGGCTCCAGCGCGATCTCGTCCGATGGCAAGCGAACGTACCCCAGCGGCGGGTGGATAACCAACTCGCCGCGACGGGCCTTATTCATCAAGCCTGCGTGCAAGCGACCTCGCAT
Encoded here:
- a CDS encoding ATP-binding protein, whose amino-acid sequence is MSKSDQFDWSFNPSLPKKQAFDLATCRFIRESRDVLLIGPPGTGKSFLVQAVGYQAIKLGFVVLYRSIFDVVRDFLHDEVLAEDDKVLTKYLKPDLLIIDDMGMKQLPKRSGEYLFEIIMRRYETRSTMMTSNRPLEDWGKLIGDVPSATAILDRFLHHAEV
- a CDS encoding recombinase family protein; amino-acid sequence: MNAVDVAAAPAAAPPHLHRQVSTTFGRQKLEPRHFERLAIVYVRQSDPQQVLKHRESTALQYNQADLAVEMGWPRERVLVIDEDLGISGRHAEGRNGFQRMMAEVALNHVGIILGREMSRLARSCKDWYQLLEVCGVFGTVLGDQDGVYNPADYHDRLLLGLTGIMSEAELHVMRGRLHAGLMNKARRGELVIHPPLGYVRLPSDEIALEPDEQAQAVVRLVFAKFEELGSVTGVLRYLARHDIRLGVRPHFGPHRGQLEWRRPTQPTLYNMLRHPLYAGAYSYGRHPTDPRRVIAGRPSTGRRNVPHTQCAVLLKDRHPAYISWERFEANQRQLEQNRFRSKSLGAPRNGVALLSGLLVCGKCGGRMMVSYGTPRTKLKYTCQIQRSSYGLDRCQSIVGSVLDELIGLQALRVLEPAALELSMAAVANIERERQRLTEHWTQRCERARYETQRAARQYHAVEPENRLVARQLERNWEQAILELRSVEEEYERFQQAQPAALTASECQQIASLSGDIPAIWNSPAIAPADRQAILRHLIERVVVEVQGQTEMTDVAIHWAGGFVSRHEVVRPVRRYDQLRDYDRLAARIRELQQAGWNSHKIADQLNQEGFRPPKRAPRYNGDAVRQIASRDNRREATHKNSPPRERPTLGQDEWLLNDLARELSIPRATLYFWHRRLWLQAWIVRVGNRKHLVAWADAEERERLRRLCAVPLGKAKTDVAAELIKPKPRPQP